The sequence TCGGATTTCCAGAATAGTGTGCGGCATAGGAGTGACCAGAGACTGACGGCAAGGCCGTCGAGGTAAATAGAAAAAGGATTAGAGCAAGGAGTCGCGGTCAACGCCGCGTGCCACCAGAGCGCGCTTGAGCTTGATCAGCGCTTCCTGCTGCACCTGGCGCACCCGCTCGCGCGTCACGCCGATCTCGGCGGCCAGCGCTTCGAGCGTGGCCGGGTCGTCGTCTCCCAGTCCGAAGCGACGCGTGATGACCAGGCGCTGTTTGTCGCTCAGGCGGGCCAGCCAGTCGCGCACCAGCAAGGCGGTTTCATGTTGCTCGGCACGTGCCTCCGGTCCGTCGCCGGGATCGCCCGGCAGCAGGTCCATCAGACTGCTGTGCGGATCGGCGTCGAGCGGCGCGTCCAGCGAGGCCGCGTGCTCGGACAACGACAGGATATCCTGCACGTCTTCGGCGCTGCGCCCCGTCAGGTGCGCGACATCATCGATGGACGCATCCTTGCCGTCGTGATGCAGGGCCTCGAGATGGTATTTGGCGCGCAGTACCTGGTTGAGCTCGCGGATCACGTGCACCGGCAAGCGTACGGTGCGTGCCTGGTTCATGATGGCGCGCTCTATGCTCTGGCGTATCCACCAGGTCGCGTAGGTCGAGAAGCGGAAACCGCGTTCCGGCTCGAATTTATCGATGGCCCGCATCAGGCCGAGATTGCCTTCCTCGATCAGATCGAGCAATACGACGCCGCGGTTGATGTAGTGCTTGGCAATCGATACCACCAGCCGCAAGTTGTGCTCGATCATGACCTGGCGCGCCGGGAAATCGCCGGCCTTGGCCAACGTGGCGTAATGCACTTCCTGCGCGACTGTCAGCAAGGCGCGCGCGCCGATCTGGTTCAGGTACAGCTGGGTCGTGTCGGTGGACAGTTCCGATGCGAGCACCTTGCGGATGTCATCGATCGACTTGACCAGCACGGTGACGCCAGGGGAATCATTGTCCGCATCACCGTCGCTCCGTGCATCCAGCCCGTCCTCATTGGACGCGGCGTCACCGGCTTCATCTTCATCGGGCAACGCATCATGAACATGGCTCATTTATCGGCCGGGAAGAAACTTCGCAGGATCGACCGGCTTGCCTTGCTGGCGGATTTCGAAATGCAGCTTGACGCTATCGGAGTCGGAATTCCCCATCTCGGCAATTTTTTCGCCACGGGTCACCGTCTGGCCTTCCTTGACCAGAATCGATTTGTTGTGGGCGTAGGCCGACAGCAAATTGCTGGTGTGCTTGACGATGACCAGGTTGCCGTAGCCGCGGATGCCGCTACCGGCATACATGACCTTGCCTGCACCGGAGGCAATCACCGCCTGGCCACTCTTGCCGGCGATATCGATACCTTTTTTGCCGGCATCAAAAGAACCCACTACCTTGCCCTCGGTTGGCCAGATGAAGCCGACATTTTCTTCTTCGGGTGACGACGGATCGGCTTTTTTCTCGACGGCTTTCGGTGCCTCGGCGCGTGGTGGTGGCGTCACTACCGCAGGTGTGCCGTCCGGCTTCTGCATTTCGGCCAGCGTCGCTTCGGAATACGGCCGCTTGTCGCCGCGCGGGCCGGTTTTTGCCGGCGTTGCGCCGGTACCGTTGAGGGGGCGCACATCGACACCGGAACCGGCGGCAACGCTACCGGTCTGCGCGGTGCCGGCTGGCGGCAGCACGCGCAAGACCTGGTCGACCTGGATATCGTTCGGGTTGGTCAGGTTGTTCCACATCACGATGTCACGGGTATTCTGACCAAATTCCTGCGCAATGCGGTTGAGCATGTCGCCTTTCCTGACCGTATAGAAGCCCGGCGCATCCGGTGCGCGGACACCGCTGACTGGCGTTGCCATGTCGACCACGGGTGCGGGGCGACGCGGTGTCGCGCAACCGGCCAGGACGGCGCTGACCAAAAGGAAAATAGCTAAGTGGGGTTTATTCATTCTGGGTGATGTGTTTTGTATTGATGCTGTTGAGGCTGTCATACCGTGCCTGCATGCAATGGCACGAAATGACAATCTTCCAGCGTGGTGTGGGTCCAGTCGAATTTGCCGACGCGTACGATCAGTTGCAGCACCTGATGACGGGCTCCGACCGGGGCTACCAGCCTGCCGCCTATTGTCATCTGGTCCAGCAGTGCTTGTGGAACTTCCAGCCCTGCCGCCGCCAGAATGATGCCGTCGAACGGCGCTGCCTGCGAGAGGCCGAGCATACCATCTCCGTACTGCAAACGGACATTTGCGATCCGCATGGGCCGCAGGTTCGTGCGCGCCAGCTCATGCAACGGACGAATCCGTTCGATCGAGTACACCTCCTTGGCGACCAGCGACAACACGGCAGCCTGATAACCGCAACCGGTGCCGATTTCGAGCACGCGATTGAGCGGACCGCCGTCGCGCAGCACTTCGATCATGCGCGCGACGATATACGGCTGGGAGATGGTCTGGTGATAACCGATAGGGATGGACGCATCCACATACGCCTGCGCGACCAGGCCAGGCTCGATGAACAGATGGCGCTGGACCGCTTCCATGGCGGCCAGCACCGTGGTGTCCTTGATGCCTTGCGCCGACAATCGCATCACCATGGCGCGCCGCACGCTGTCCGACACCAGCGGTTGCTGGCGCTGCGGCAGCGCGCTGGCACGGCGCTCCTGCGCCTCGGCAGGACGCACCACCGCAGCGACATGTCCTGCCGCGTTGCGCGTGGCGGTTTGTGGCGTGGCAACGCGGGGAGGCACGTAGCCGGTACTGCCGCGGGCAGGCTTGTCGACCAGGGAGGACAGCGTCAATGGAAAGCGCTTGCCCTTGTCGGTCATCGCAGACTTTTCTTGAGGCTGTCGAGCTGGGTGTTATGGGTCAGGTCGATCTGCAGTGGCGTGATCGAAATCCTGCCGTGCGCAACCGCATGAAAGTCGGTGCCTTCACCGGCTTCGCGGGCCTGGCCAGCCGGGCCGATCCAGAAGATCTCGCGTCCGTGCGGATCGATGGCGCGGATAACTGCCTCCGATTGGTGCCGCTTGCCGAGTCGCGTGGCGACGATCTCGCCAAGCTCGTCGTAGGGCAGGTTCGGAATGTTGACATTGAGCAGATACGGCTTGTCCAGCGTATCGAACTTGCGCAGCACGATCTCGCGTGCCACCCGCGCTGCCGCCGCCAGTTCGCCCCAGCCTTTGTCGACTTGCGAGAACGCAATCGACGGGATACCGAACAGATAGCCTTCGGTCGCGGCCGCGACAGTGCCGGAATACAGCGTGTCGTCGCCCATGTTCTGGCCCTGGTTGATGCCCGAGACAATCAGGTCAGGCCGGAACGACAGCACACCCGTGAGCGCCACATGCACGCAATCGGACGGCGTGCCATTGACAAAATGAAAGCCGTTAGCCGCCTTGTAGACGGATAACGGCCGGTCGAGCGTCAGGGAATTGGAAGAACCGGAACGGTTGCTGTCCGGTGCCACCACAACGATCTCGGCGATCGAAGCCAGTGCATCGGCCAGCGCCACGATACCGGGCGCAAGGTAACCATCGTCATTGCTGATTAAGATTTTCATGCGGCTGATTTTACCCGAAGCGCTCTGCAGAATAGGTCGGCGCGGCAAGAATATGCGGCATAATCAAAAACTCAAAAAATCAAACGACCGTTCTATTAATTCACATGCCATGAGGAGACACCCATGAAAGCCATCGTCTGCAATGCCTGGGGCCTGCCCGACACGCTGGTCATCGAAGAGCTGCCTGATGCCGTCCCCGGCCCGGGCGAGATCGCCATCGAGATACGCGCCGCCGGCGTGAATTTTCCCGACGTGCTGATCATCCAGAACAAATACCAGTTCAAGCCTGCCCTGCCCTTCACGCCCGGCAGCGAACTGGCCGGCGTCGTGCTGGCCGTCGGCGAAGGCGTGACCCGCTACAAGGCGGGCGACTCCGTCATCGCCTTCAGTGCCCAAGGCGCGTTCGCGCAGCAGATCGTGGTCGCCGCCAATGCCGTGATGCCGATGCCCGCCGGCATGGACTTCGATATCGCCGCCGCCATCACGCTGACGTACGGCACCTCGCATCATGCGGTGGTCGACCGGGCCCAACTGAAAGCCGGCGAAACCATGCTGGTGTTGGGTGCCGCCGGCGGTGTCGGACTGGCCGCCATCGAAATCGGCAAGGCGCTCGGTGCCCGCGTGATCGCCGCCGCCTCGTCCGATGAAAAACTTGCGGTCTGCCGCGAGCACGGTGCCGACCTGACCATCAACTACAGCACCGAAGATTTGCGCGGCGCGATCAAGGCCGCCACCGATGGCAAGGGACCGGACGTGATCTACGACCCGGTCGGCGGCATCTATGCCGAGCCGGCGTTCCGCTCGATCGGCTGGCGCGGCCGTTACCTGGTGGTCGGTTTTGCCAACGGTGAAATTCCAGCTCTCCCGCTGAACCTGATGCTGCTCAAGGGTGCCTCGCTGGTCGGCGTGTTCTGGGGCGAGTTCGCCAAACGCGAACCGAAAGCCAATCAGGCCGCGATGCAGCAACTGATGGGCTGGCTGGCCGACGGCACCATCAAGCCGCGGATTTCCGGACGCTATGCGTTGGCGGAGACCGCGCAGGCCTTGAATGACATGGCGGCGCGCAAGGTAATGGGGAAAGTGGTGATCAAGCCCTGGGCTTGACGGAGCGGGTACGCTGTCCCGGCTGGACGTTGCGACGCCAGCCGGTGACGGCGCGGCAGCACAACATGCCGGCGTCCTAAGTCATCATCGGCGCCGCATCGTCCAGATGCCGTGCCGCGACCGTTTTGAAGTCATCCGAAATACGCTTATCCGCCAGCACGGCGGTCCAGAATTGGCCGGCCAGCATCGCGGCTCGCGGCAACTGCCGCAGATCCAGCTTGTCCATTGCATCCAGAGACAGCCGTCGATCGATCACCTCACCTTGCATGTTCGGCCGATACAGCATCGGCAGCATGTCGTAGCACGGCAGCAAAGTGAATTGCTGCCCCGGTACCCAGCTCAGCGACAGATTTCCCTGATGCCTGTCGGTGTTGCCGATGAGCGCGCCATACAAGTCCAGCAGCTCGATAACCGTGTAATCAGGCAGCGTTAATTGGCGCTGGTTAAACAGCAGGTTTGCCACGGTAGACCAGGATTGTTCGAGCGCGCCGGTTTCTCCTGCCAGGCCTGCCAATGACAGCATCGGCAACCGGCCTTGCAGTCCGCGCCGGTCAAATCGGGTAGATTCCAGGAAGACCCGATTCTGCGCTATCAGGATGTCGGACTTCGCTGCGGCAATGCCGTTGCGTGCCAGGGTTTGCAAAGCATGGTGCTCGGCAATCAGCAGGTCGCCCCATCGCCGGCCGCCAGGCGTGTCCATGCCCGCTGAAAATTTCACGATGACATGACAACCCGGCCGGTCAGCTTCATCGCTTGATATGGTCGCAAGAAACTTTGGTTGCTCGCCGCCTGCGGAAGACCCGATCACCTCGCCTGACAAGGCGCGCGCGGCAAGTTCCGGGTAGCGCTGGTATCGGCCCGCCCCGGCAATGACGTTCTGCGCTCCCTCCGCCCTTTCTTGCCGGTACCGGCGGTAGGATTCATTCCCGACGATCAAATCGCCCGTGCTGTTCTCGCCGCGACGCGCAAGGTAATACAGCACGTCATCATCACTCCACTGCAGCACATCCGCGAGCAAGTCCAGATCAGCATGTTCTTTCGGCACCGTCTTGCCCAAAAAACCTTGCGGCCGCAGATCCTGGAGAAAATACGGCAAGCCTTCACACAGCTTGACTGCGGCACTGCCGTTGAGCTGGTACGCATACCAGTGCCCGACGAGGACGATCAAGTCACAAAAATGAGCAGTTTCTCCCGAGGTATCGACACGATAGACCCGCAGTTTGCTGCCAAGGTCGCGCAAATCACGGCGCAATCCATATACCGTAGACCGTGCAGCGCCAAGAACGCAGACGTCATTGCCGGCCGCCGGCCAGAGCCGCGAGAAGGTCGGCTGGCTGATTCCCAATGCTGACGACAGGGTTCCGGCATCCGCCGGCTGGCGCGACAAGAGGCGTCGGAGCGCCGCTATCTGGTCGCCTTTTTTGGGATTTATCATAGAGTATGAATAGATAAAATAATGGTCGTCTGCATAGCAGAGAGAAGACCTATTTAATCACAATTGAATTGAATTTGAATAGATACTTTTGAATCATTGACGATGGTCTTCAAGGTAATCCTGCAGCCTACGAACCGTGCTGACAAGGAACCTTAGCGCTGATGGCAGCCATCTCCACCCCCACAAAAAAGACCTGAGCACATCCTGATTAGTGGTTGCTTACAATTGGTATCACTGGTTACTCTTTGAGTGAAACCGTGCCGATAGCGGTCGCGTTTCGTGCCTTCAGGGCGAAACTCTTTCGCCCTATCACCCGAAAGGAAAGAGCATGTTCAAGCCCAAAACGATTCCCCTAGTCATGCTGGCAATGGTCACCATGATATCCACCAGCGCATTCGCCCAGCGCGCCCTGCCTGATCCGACAGGTACCACCACCGTCCAGCGCGACGTCAATCAGCAAACCCGCATTGAAGAGGGTTTAAAGTCCGGTCAACTGACCACCCGGGAAGCCGCCGGCCTCGAGCGCAAGGAGGCCCGCATCGACCGCATGGAAGCTAATGCACTCAAAGACGGCACGCTCACCCCCGCCGAACAAACGCGCATCAATCGTCAGCAAAACAAGGTCAGCCGCAATATCTACACAGAGAAACATGATGCGCAGACTGGCAACCCGAACTCGGCATCGAGCCAACGCATGCAAGCCGACGTGCAACGCAATGTGAACCAGGAACAGCGCATCCGGAACGGGCTCAAGGATGGATCGCTGACCAAGGAGGAAGCAGCGCGACTCGAGCGTGGTCAGGCCCGGGAAAGCCGACTGCAAGCCAGGGCCGGTGCTGACGGACACGTCGGGGCAGCCGAGCAGCGACATGTTCAACGCACTGAAAATCGCCAGTCACGCAGAATCTTCAACGAGCGTCACGATCAGTAAGTCGACAGTTGATTGTGCTGTCAGCGCCCGGGGGCATCCTCCACCGGTCGCTGCAGAAGAACAACTGCCCCGCCTACTGCAACATAAACGTCTCGTACTCCAGCACCCCCAGCGTCCGCGATAACATCCCCAACCCAGCCAGCACCACCACCAGCAAGGCCAGTGCAAATCCGTACCCGAAAAACGCCGGGCCGAGCTGCACCGACACCAGCGTCAGCACCAGGTTCAGCACGACAAACGCAGCGCACAGCGCCAGCACGATGCGCCGCTTGTCCAGGTAAAAGAACACGTTCAGGATACCCAGCAACACCACCTGCAAACCGGCCGCAATCACGTCGATGTATAGCAGCGGCAAATACAGCGTCGATATCCCCAACCACTTAAGTACCGCTTCGCCGATCACGATCAGCAGCAGCGTCGCGATAGTCTGGATCTTGATAATTTCGAAGATGCCGAGGCGGATGGTTTCGACCATGCCGTTGCGGGCTTCCTCGATCGCTTCGAGCGAACCGCCGCTGCGCACGGCCTGATAAAACTTGTCGTAGTACTCGACAAAATCGGTCTCCATGCGTAACAGAAAAATCGCCATCCCCGGAATGATCGACAGGTAGGCCAGAAACACCGGCAAGTCGTAAATTACCGACGCGCGTAACGGACCGATGATGGCCTGACTGGTATCGGCAGTGAACCAGAATACGAACTTGTCGACCCAGACGCCGAGGTTGTACAGCAAGCCGATGCACAGCAGCGCCGGATACATCAGCTTGCGTTCAAAGAACTCGAACGAAATAAACTTCTGCGCCGGATAATTGCGCAGGATCAGAATCGTCATCCCCATCAGCAACAAAGCCTGACCAATCACGAAACCCGCCATCAATCCTTCCAGCCCGAACGGCCGCATCGCTAGTGCCGCGAGCACCGTGATCGCATAGCCGCCCAGGTACATCCAGACGATTTCCTTGTACTGCTTCATGCCGGACAAAAAGATCGTCGCGATCCAGATATTGGACATGATCACGAAGGCCGCCAGCAGCAGCAGCCGGTACATCACGCTTTGCTCCGGAAACAGGAACAGCACGCACAGCAATCCGGCAATCCCGCCGACCACCGTCACGGCCAGCGTCACCGCATGGAAATTGGTCAGGATGACGTCGTTGTTCTTCTCGAACAAGCGGTCGGCCGTGAAGCGCGTGAAGGCCAGCTGGAACGGCCCGGTAAAAATCAGCGACGCGGCAATCACATAGGTAATGCTGACCTGGAACTGCACGATCAGCAGGTTCGGCAGCACGATCGCGTAACTGAGCACACCGATGATCAGGATGCCGACGATCGACAGCACCCACGGTCCCGAGCTGATCACGGCGGCATAGGTGTAGGCCTGCATCAGCGACATCAGATTGTCGCGTTTGAGGATCTTGCGTAATTCGAATCCGATACCGGCCATGACGTCTCAGTTCCTAGTGACTTTGTTGCGCCGATGGCGGGCGCATCGGGCAGCTTGCCGCACGCACCGTTGGCGCATCGGCCTGCTGCAGCGATTTGTCGTACAGACGGCTGTATTCGGCGAACATCAGGTCTTGTGTGTAATAGCGCTCGACCCGCGCCATGCCGGCCGCCTGGGCCGCCTGCCAGCGCTCGTGGTCGGTCAGCAATGCCACTGCTGCACGCGCCAGTGCCTGCGGTTCGGCAATGCTGACGATGGCACCGGCAGCGCCCAGCGCCCGGTCTTCGTCGTCCAGCCCATGAATCAGCTGGCGGCACGAGCCGACATCGGTCGCCACAGCCGGCACGCCGGCGGCAAAACCCTCCAGCAGCACCAGCGGCAAGGCTTCGCTAATACTCGACAAGATCACCAGTCCGATCTGCGGCAACAGTGCATCGACTTTCTGGAAACCCAGAAACTTGATTCTGTCCTGCAGGTCCAGTCCTTCGGCGATGCTATGGCACTCCTCGGCGTATCCGGGATCCTCGTCTTCCGGACCGGCAATCCAGCCCTGCGCATCGGGCATCAGGTTGATCACCGTGCGCATCGCACGGATGAAGGTCTTGACGTCCTTGATCGGCACCACGCGTCCGATCAGGCACAGCACCGGCGGCGGCGTAGCCGGGCGCAAGGCGCGCAAGGCGGCAAAGCGCGGCAGGTCGATACCGTTCGGGATATTGCGGGTGCGCCCGGCCAGCGCGCCGTCATGGATCTGACGCAGCCGGTTGGTGTCGTACAACGCGACGATGTCGCCGGCGGCTTCGTAGCACATCCGCCCCAGCGCCTCGAAGAAACGGATCCACAGGTCGCGGAAGTACGACAGCTGCGACGCATCCTTCTCGAATACGCCGCGGTTGTCGTGGATCCATTCGCTCTGGAACAGGTCGATCTTGCGTTCCTTGGTGTAGATCCCGTGCTCGGACAAGATCAGCGGGCGGCCGGTTTGCTGCGTCAACAGCGCACCCAGAAACCCCGCGTAACCGGTCGATACGCTGTGATAAACGCGCGCCGGAATCAGCTTGCGGGCCACCCGCGCCAGCGTCCAGACCGGCGTATGCATGATGCGCACGGTCCAGAAATAATCGACGAACGACGGATCGGTGCAATGGGTGCGGTAATTTTCGGCGATGCTCTGCCACGACAGTTGGCTGTACAGGAACGACGCCTCGTCGAGCGCGCCGCCATCCTGCATCAGCGGCAACAGCGCATGCAGCGATGCCGAAATCGCCCCCTGCGGCATATCGGCCCGCACCGGCGCGCGTAATTGCTGGTGCAGTGCGTCCATCTGCGCATACGCAGCAGCGTCGCCATCCTGCGGCAGCACCAGCGGTGCGGCATGGCGCTCGTGCAGGTAATGCGCTTCGAAGTGCACGACGTTGTCCGGCAGCGCATATTTCGGATCGCCGTAATCGTCACGCCGGCTGCCGATGAAGCAGATGCCGAAGCGGATTTGCGGAAAGCCGCGAATGAGTTGGTTGACCCAGCTCGAGACACCGCCGCTGACATACGGGAAGGTGCCTTCGAGCAGCAGCATCACATCGCAATCGGCGGCACGGCGGTTGATCGTGGCATCAGGTTTCAAGTGCGGTCACCTTCGGGTAAGAGGAGGATAGTCGCAGCCGACAACTCGGGACGCCAGTAGCGCCGGCTCTGCGCCAGTGCCGGCACGCCGGGCTGATCGCCCAGTTCGTCGAACAGTGCGCGCACTTCGTCGTAGCGGCGCTGCAAAAAACGCAATTCGGCCAGATAGGGCAGCAGCCGCTCGCGCGCAAAGTTGTTCTTGCGCGCTTCGGCCAGCGCCCGCCCGGCCGCCTCGACATCGCCACTGAACAGTTCGAGCCGGGTCAGCAAAAACCAGACGCCGGCATCATCGTCACGTAACTGCAAAGCCTGTACCGCGTACTTGCGTACCTGGCCGGCAGAAAAACTGCGCATGTCACCCTGCACCAGATCCTGATAAATCAATTCCCAGTACAGCTCGGCGACCAGCTTGCTCAGGCCGAACCGCTCGGCCGGCGGGCCGGACTGATCGAGCCGGCGCCGGCTCTCGAGGATGCGATTGCTGATCTGTTTTTCTTTGCCATCAAGAATGCCGTAAGCCAGCAGCCGCATGTCATCAGCCGGGTCGGCCAACAGTGTGCGCAACAGGCTGCCGGTGGCCCGCGCCGGCGTGTTCTGCACCGCCACCAGTGCTTTCAGGCGCTGGTCCAGCGGGGTCTGGTTGTTGCCCAGTTGCGCCCGCACCTGACCGCCGCGAAACCCGGTGCCCTCGTGATTGCGATGGGTCGTGAAGCGCAATTGGCCGGCGGTCTCGAACGGCTCCTTGCCGGACGTACGCGGCAACCAGAAGCCCAGCAGCAAGCCACCCGTTACGCACACCAGCCCGACAATGGGCATGAAGAAATTGAACGCAAAGAGGTAGCCCAGCACCCAGCTGCGCGGACGCCGGTAGCGCGCCGGAATCAGCAGGATCAGCACCAGCGCCAGCAGCGCGCAACCTAGCGCATGCAGCAACAGGTAACTGCCGATCAGCGCGGCACTGTGGCTGCCGGCGAACAGCAATCCGATCGCGCTGAACTCGAACGACAGGCCGAGAAAGAGCAGCTTATACAGCACAGCGACGCACCAGTCCGAGCAAGGTTTCGCCGGCATCGGCATGGCCCAGCCGCGCCGTATGGGTAGTGATCTGGCTGCTGACAAAGCCACCGCCGAACTGCTGATGCAAGGCCGATTCGATGCGCAACAGATAGCCATCGACCGCCGCAACCGAGGCCAGCGGCAGCAGGGTAATCAGCGCCACATGGCTGGTGCCGGTCAGTTCCCACGACAGGTCGACCCCGCGCTTGAGGCGCTTGACCTGCTCGAAGCGGTCCAGTGATGCCTCATCCTTGCCGAACACCAGCGCCACCAGCGAGGTTTCGATACCGGCTTCGACGCGAATGCGCTGCAAGCGCATCAGGTCCAGCGCCATGTCTGCAGGACAGTCCGGCACCGTCGCCAGCACCGCGCGCACCGCATGACCGAGCCGCACGCCATCGGCGTAATAACCGATCAGCACCGACAGCAATTGCAGCGCATCGTCATTGAGCGCAAAAAAAGGCAGTTTCTCGACCACCAGCAAGCCG comes from Actimicrobium sp. CCC2.4 and encodes:
- the rpoS gene encoding RNA polymerase sigma factor RpoS; this translates as MSHVHDALPDEDEAGDAASNEDGLDARSDGDADNDSPGVTVLVKSIDDIRKVLASELSTDTTQLYLNQIGARALLTVAQEVHYATLAKAGDFPARQVMIEHNLRLVVSIAKHYINRGVVLLDLIEEGNLGLMRAIDKFEPERGFRFSTYATWWIRQSIERAIMNQARTVRLPVHVIRELNQVLRAKYHLEALHHDGKDASIDDVAHLTGRSAEDVQDILSLSEHAASLDAPLDADPHSSLMDLLPGDPGDGPEARAEQHETALLVRDWLARLSDKQRLVITRRFGLGDDDPATLEALAAEIGVTRERVRQVQQEALIKLKRALVARGVDRDSLL
- a CDS encoding peptidoglycan DD-metalloendopeptidase family protein, with translation MNKPHLAIFLLVSAVLAGCATPRRPAPVVDMATPVSGVRAPDAPGFYTVRKGDMLNRIAQEFGQNTRDIVMWNNLTNPNDIQVDQVLRVLPPAGTAQTGSVAAGSGVDVRPLNGTGATPAKTGPRGDKRPYSEATLAEMQKPDGTPAVVTPPPRAEAPKAVEKKADPSSPEEENVGFIWPTEGKVVGSFDAGKKGIDIAGKSGQAVIASGAGKVMYAGSGIRGYGNLVIVKHTSNLLSAYAHNKSILVKEGQTVTRGEKIAEMGNSDSDSVKLHFEIRQQGKPVDPAKFLPGR
- a CDS encoding protein-L-isoaspartate(D-aspartate) O-methyltransferase, whose protein sequence is MTDKGKRFPLTLSSLVDKPARGSTGYVPPRVATPQTATRNAAGHVAAVVRPAEAQERRASALPQRQQPLVSDSVRRAMVMRLSAQGIKDTTVLAAMEAVQRHLFIEPGLVAQAYVDASIPIGYHQTISQPYIVARMIEVLRDGGPLNRVLEIGTGCGYQAAVLSLVAKEVYSIERIRPLHELARTNLRPMRIANVRLQYGDGMLGLSQAAPFDGIILAAAGLEVPQALLDQMTIGGRLVAPVGARHQVLQLIVRVGKFDWTHTTLEDCHFVPLHAGTV
- the surE gene encoding 5'/3'-nucleotidase SurE encodes the protein MKILISNDDGYLAPGIVALADALASIAEIVVVAPDSNRSGSSNSLTLDRPLSVYKAANGFHFVNGTPSDCVHVALTGVLSFRPDLIVSGINQGQNMGDDTLYSGTVAAATEGYLFGIPSIAFSQVDKGWGELAAAARVAREIVLRKFDTLDKPYLLNVNIPNLPYDELGEIVATRLGKRHQSEAVIRAIDPHGREIFWIGPAGQAREAGEGTDFHAVAHGRISITPLQIDLTHNTQLDSLKKSLR
- a CDS encoding NADPH:quinone oxidoreductase family protein, which translates into the protein MKAIVCNAWGLPDTLVIEELPDAVPGPGEIAIEIRAAGVNFPDVLIIQNKYQFKPALPFTPGSELAGVVLAVGEGVTRYKAGDSVIAFSAQGAFAQQIVVAANAVMPMPAGMDFDIAAAITLTYGTSHHAVVDRAQLKAGETMLVLGAAGGVGLAAIEIGKALGARVIAAASSDEKLAVCREHGADLTINYSTEDLRGAIKAATDGKGPDVIYDPVGGIYAEPAFRSIGWRGRYLVVGFANGEIPALPLNLMLLKGASLVGVFWGEFAKREPKANQAAMQQLMGWLADGTIKPRISGRYALAETAQALNDMAARKVMGKVVIKPWA
- the yjjJ gene encoding type II toxin-antitoxin system HipA family toxin YjjJ; this translates as MINPKKGDQIAALRRLLSRQPADAGTLSSALGISQPTFSRLWPAAGNDVCVLGAARSTVYGLRRDLRDLGSKLRVYRVDTSGETAHFCDLIVLVGHWYAYQLNGSAAVKLCEGLPYFLQDLRPQGFLGKTVPKEHADLDLLADVLQWSDDDVLYYLARRGENSTGDLIVGNESYRRYRQERAEGAQNVIAGAGRYQRYPELAARALSGEVIGSSAGGEQPKFLATISSDEADRPGCHVIVKFSAGMDTPGGRRWGDLLIAEHHALQTLARNGIAAAKSDILIAQNRVFLESTRFDRRGLQGRLPMLSLAGLAGETGALEQSWSTVANLLFNQRQLTLPDYTVIELLDLYGALIGNTDRHQGNLSLSWVPGQQFTLLPCYDMLPMLYRPNMQGEVIDRRLSLDAMDKLDLRQLPRAAMLAGQFWTAVLADKRISDDFKTVAARHLDDAAPMMT
- the pelG gene encoding exopolysaccharide Pel transporter PelG, which gives rise to MAGIGFELRKILKRDNLMSLMQAYTYAAVISSGPWVLSIVGILIIGVLSYAIVLPNLLIVQFQVSITYVIAASLIFTGPFQLAFTRFTADRLFEKNNDVILTNFHAVTLAVTVVGGIAGLLCVLFLFPEQSVMYRLLLLAAFVIMSNIWIATIFLSGMKQYKEIVWMYLGGYAITVLAALAMRPFGLEGLMAGFVIGQALLLMGMTILILRNYPAQKFISFEFFERKLMYPALLCIGLLYNLGVWVDKFVFWFTADTSQAIIGPLRASVIYDLPVFLAYLSIIPGMAIFLLRMETDFVEYYDKFYQAVRSGGSLEAIEEARNGMVETIRLGIFEIIKIQTIATLLLIVIGEAVLKWLGISTLYLPLLYIDVIAAGLQVVLLGILNVFFYLDKRRIVLALCAAFVVLNLVLTLVSVQLGPAFFGYGFALALLVVVLAGLGMLSRTLGVLEYETFMLQ
- the pelF gene encoding GT4 family glycosyltransferase PelF → MLLLEGTFPYVSGGVSSWVNQLIRGFPQIRFGICFIGSRRDDYGDPKYALPDNVVHFEAHYLHERHAAPLVLPQDGDAAAYAQMDALHQQLRAPVRADMPQGAISASLHALLPLMQDGGALDEASFLYSQLSWQSIAENYRTHCTDPSFVDYFWTVRIMHTPVWTLARVARKLIPARVYHSVSTGYAGFLGALLTQQTGRPLILSEHGIYTKERKIDLFQSEWIHDNRGVFEKDASQLSYFRDLWIRFFEALGRMCYEAAGDIVALYDTNRLRQIHDGALAGRTRNIPNGIDLPRFAALRALRPATPPPVLCLIGRVVPIKDVKTFIRAMRTVINLMPDAQGWIAGPEDEDPGYAEECHSIAEGLDLQDRIKFLGFQKVDALLPQIGLVILSSISEALPLVLLEGFAAGVPAVATDVGSCRQLIHGLDDEDRALGAAGAIVSIAEPQALARAAVALLTDHERWQAAQAAGMARVERYYTQDLMFAEYSRLYDKSLQQADAPTVRAASCPMRPPSAQQSH